One Misgurnus anguillicaudatus chromosome 20, ASM2758022v2, whole genome shotgun sequence DNA segment encodes these proteins:
- the ctps1a gene encoding CTP synthase 1, with translation MKYILVTGGVISGIGKGIIASSVGTILKSCGLHVTAIKIDPYINIDAGTFSPYEHGEVFVLDDGGEVDLDLGNYERFLDIRLTKDNNLTTGKIYQSVINKERRGDYLGKTVQVVPHITDAIQEWVMRQARVPIDDDDIEPQVCVIELGGTVGDIESMPFVEAFRQFQFKVKRENFCNIHVSLVPQPSATGEQKTKPTQNSVRELRGLGLSPDLIMCRCSTPLDNSVKEKISMFCHVEPEQVICVHDVSSIYRVPLLLEDQGVVGYFCRRLNMPIESRPRKMLAKWKEMSDRSDRLLEQCSIALVGKYTKFSDSYASVIKALEHSALAISHKLEVKYIDSADLEPNTLQEDPVKYHEAWQKLCSADGILVPGGFGVRGTEGKIQAISWARKQKKPFLGVCLGMQLAVCEFARNVLGWKDANSTEFDPESKHPVVIDMPEHNPGQMGGTMRLGKRRTIFKTQNSILRKLYGNVDYVDERHRHRFEVNPELKEHFEEKGFRFVGQDVEGERMEVIELDDQPYFVGVQYHPEFTSRPIKPSPPYLGLLLAAAGRLPSYLQKDCRLSPRETYSDRSGSSSPDSEIADFKLCSVNGN, from the exons ATGAAGTATATTCTGGTGACGGGTGGTGTCATATCTGGCATTGGGAAGGGCATCATAGCCAGCAGCGTGGGCACAATCCTCAAGTCCTGCGGCCTGCACGTCACTGCCATCAAAATCGACCCGTACATTAACATAGATGCGGGCACCTTTTCCCCCTACGAACACG gtgaAGTGTTTGTGCTGGATGATGGAGGAGAGGTTGATTTAGATCTGGGAAACTATGAACGCTTTCTCGATATCCGGCTCACCAAAGACAACAACCTGACCACCGGCAAGATCTACCAGTCGGTTATCAACAAAGAGCGTCGAGGAGATTATCTGGGCAAAACTGTACAGG TGGTGCCGCACATAACCGATGCTATCCAGGAGTGGGTGATGCGTCAGGCCAGAGTTCCTATAGACGATGATGATATTGAGCCTCAAGTGTGTGTCATCGAG CTGGGTGGTACGGTTGGAGATATCGAGAGCATGCCTTTTGTCGAGGCCTTCAGACAGTTCCAGTTTAAAGTGAAAAGAGAGAATTTCTGCAATATTCACGTCAGTCTCGTGCCACAG CCCAGCGCTACAGGAGAACAAAAGACCAAACCCACCCAAAACAGTGTGAGAGAGCTCAGAGGACTGGGGCTTTCACCTGACCTG ATCATGTGTCGATGCTCCACTCCGCTTGATAACTCTGTTAAAGAGAAGATCTCTATGTTTTGTCATGTGGAACCTGAACAG GTGATCTGCGTCCACGACGTCTCGTCTATCTACCGAGTGCCATTGCTTTTGGAGGATCAGGGTGTTGTGGGATACTTCTGTCGCCGATTGAATATGCCCATCGAAAGCAGACCCAGGAAGATGCTTGCTAAGTGGAAGGAGATGTCAGATAG GTCAGACAGGTTGTTGGAGCAATGCTCCATTGCTCTGGTTGGGAAGTACACGAAGTTCTCCGACTCGTACGCCTCTGTGATTAAAGCTCTCGAGCACTCGGCTCTCGCCATCAGCCACAAACTGGAGGTCAAG TATATCGATTCTGCAGATCTAGAGCCCAATACCTTACAGGAGGATCCTGTGAAGTATCATGAAGCCTGGCAGAAGCTATGCAGCG CAGATGGTATTTTGGTACCAGGAGGTTTTGGAGTTCGAGGGACGGAGGGCAAAATTCAGGCCATCAGCTGGGCAAGAAAACAGAAGAAGCCGTTCCTGG GTGTATGTCTGGGGATGCAGTTGGCCGTGTGTGAATTTGCTAGGAACGTGTTGGGCTGGAAAG ATGCAAACTCGACAGAATTTGACCCAGAATCCAAACATCCTGTG GTTATTGACATGCCAGAGCACAATCCAGGACAGATGGGCGGCACTATGCGATTGGGGAAAAGGCGGACCATtttcaaaacccaaaacagCATACTCC GAAAACTTTACGGAAATGTAGACTATGTAGATGAAAGACACAGACATCGTTTTGAG GTGAACCCAGAGCTCAAGGAGCACTTTGAAGAAAAGGGCTTCCGGTTTGTGGGTCAGGATGTGGAGGGCGAGAGAATGGAGGTCATTGAGTTGGACG aTCAACCTTATTTCGTTGGCGTCCAGTATCACCCAGAATTCACATCCAGGCCGATTAAACCATCTCCACCTTACCTTGGTCTGTTGCTGGCTGCCGCTGGCCGACTTCCATCTTACCTCCAGAAAGACTGTCGGCTTTCACCACG agAGACATACAGTGACCGAAGTGGCAGCAGCTCTCCAGACTCCGAGATTGCAGACTTCAAACTATGTTCAGTAAATGGAAACTAA
- the rab42a gene encoding ras-related protein Rab-42a, with product MDALWQYQFRIILLGDSTVGKSSLLKRFTDGIYSDVADPTVGVDFYARSLDIEPGVKIKLQLWDTAGQERFRSITTSYYRNSVGGLLVFDLTNRKTFDHVREWHREVSEHILPHHMVYILIGHKSDLSRDRKVSRDEAEQLAADLGVRYVETSAKCNSNVERAFELLTRDVYELMKMGEISTRDGWDGVKSGLTAKVLYPAEEVAEREKSCNC from the exons ATGGATGCTTTATGGCAATATCAGTTTAGGATCATTTTACTCGGGGACTCGACGGTGGGGAAATCATCTCTGCTCAAGAGATTCACGGACGGCATATACAGCGATGTAGCGGACCCGACGGTCGGGGTGGATTTTTACGCCCGATCACTAGACATTGAACCGGGCGTAAAAATCAAACTACAGCTATGGGATACAGCGGGCCAGGAAAGATTCAG GTCCATAACCACTTCGTACTATCGCAACTCGGTGGGCGGGCTCCTGGTCTTCGACCTGACCAATAGGAAGACCTTCGATCATGTGCGGGAATGGCACAGAGAAGTCAGCGAGCACATCCTGCCTCATCACATGGTCTACATCCTAATCGGCCATAAAAGCGACCTGAGCCGCGACCGCAAGGTTTCGCGCGACGAGGCGGAGCAGCTGGCGGCCGACCTCGGCGTCCGCTACGTGGAAACTTCGGCCAAGTGCAACAgcaatgtggaaagagctttCGAGCTGCTCACACGGGACGTCTATGAGCTGATGAAGATGGGCGAGATCTCCACCCGTGACGGATGGGACGGAGTGAAAAGTGGCCTCACCGCTAAAGTTCTGTATCCGGCTGAGGAGGTGGCGGAGCGTGAAAAGAGCTGTAACTGCTGA